A genome region from Apus apus isolate bApuApu2 chromosome 2, bApuApu2.pri.cur, whole genome shotgun sequence includes the following:
- the CHPF2 gene encoding chondroitin sulfate glucuronyltransferase: protein MRLAALLAALRPALPLLLGLSLGCSLSLLRASWSQAGGEEQCPGAAGRPAARPGGAQPEAAEGEPGPGHEDFRPRIVPYYRDPNKPYKKVLRTRYIQTELGFHERLFVAVLTSRATLGTLAVAVNRTVSQHFPRLLYFTGLRGPKVPHGMALVAHGDERPIWLMYQTVHYIHQHFGSDYDWFYIMQDDTYAQAEQVKALVTHLSINQDVYLGRAEEFIGGDEQARYCHGGFGYLLSRSLLLRLRPHLDSCRNEILSVRPDEWLGRCIIDFLGISCVSQLQGQHYHTYELSKNTEPEKEEQEEFQAALAVHPVPDMTLMYRLHKHFSRIQLDKAYQEIQDLQMQIRNLTALTPAGEAGLTWPVGINAPFLPKSRFEVISWDYFTEQHLFSCPDGSPKCELSGASKADVSEIMEWAVEQLNQQHQPLLRFSKRQLLNGYRRFDPTRGMEYTLDLLLEAVTQKGHSHLLAKRVSLVRPLSKVEIIPMPYVTEATRVQLVLPLTVQDLDFVANFLDMFAMNTLDTHDNALLTLLFIYHPYDAQRVSQVDVFAGVKAMVGELEKRYAEVKIPWISVKTEVPSQVKLMDIVSKKHPVDTLFFLASVWTEINMEFLNRCRMNTISNWQVFFPVHFQEFNPALVYRGEQTASSSTDFLRDGHFDRHSFAEACFYNSDYMAARTKLAAEILDRDEVLESMEVFDVFLHYSGLHLFRAVEPGLVQKYALRSCNPRLSEELYHRCVLSNLEGLASRSHLAMALFEQEQANST, encoded by the exons ATGCGCCTGGCTGCGCTGCTGGCCGCGCTGCGGCCCgcgctgccgctgctgctgggCCTGTCCCTCGGCTGCAGCCTGAGCCTGCTGCGCGCCTCCTGGAGCCAGGCCGGCGGCGAGGAGCAGTGCCCGGGGGCGGCCGGCCGGCCCGCGGCCCGCCCCGGCGGCGCGCAGCCGGAGGCAGCGGAGGGGGAGCCGGGCCCGGGCCATGAGGACTTCAGGCCTCGCATCGTGCCCTACTACAGAGACCCCAACAAGCCTTACAAGAAAGTGCTCAG AACTCGCTACATCCAGACAGAGCTGGGCTTCCACGAGCGGCTGTTCGTGGCCGTGCTGACCTCGCGGGCCACGCTGGGCACGCTGGCCGTGGCGGTGAACAGGACGGTGTCCCAGCACTTCCCGCGGCTGCTCTACTTCACGGGGCTGCGCGGCCCCAAGGTGCCCCACGGGATGGCGCTGGTGGCCCACGGCGACGAGCGGCCCATCTGGCTGATGTACCAGACCGTGCACTACATCCACCAGCACTTCGGCTCCGACTACGACTGGTTCTACATCATGCAGGACGACACGTACGCCCAGGCCGAGCAGGTGAAGGCCCTGGTGACGCACCTGAGCATCAACCAGGATGTCTACCTGGGCCGAGCCGAGGAGTTCATCGGCGGGGACGAGCAGGCGCGCTACTGCCACGGCGGCTTCGGGTACCTGCTGTCGCGGAGCCTCCTGCTGCGGCTGCGCCCGCACCTGGACAGCTGCCGCAACGAGATCCTCAGCGTGCGGCCCGACGAGTGGCTGGGGCGCTGCATCATCGACTTCCTGGGCATCTCCTGCGTCTCCCAGCTCCAG GGCCAGCATTATCACACCTATGAGCTGTCCAAAAACACTGAGCCAgagaaggaggagcaggaggagttccaggcagctctggctgtgcacCCTGTTCCCGACATGACCCTGATGTACCGGCTGCACAAGCACTTCAGCAGGATCCAGCTGGACAAAGCCTACCAGGAGATCCAGGACCTCCAG ATGCAGATCAGGAACCTGACAGCCCTGACCCCTGCAGGCGAGGCAGGCTTGACCTGGCCCGTGGGCATTAATGCCCCGTTTCTTCCAAAGTCACGTTTTGAGGTGATCAGCTGGGACTACTTCACTGAGCAGCACCTCTTCTCCTGTCCTGATGGCTCCCCCAAGTGTGAGCTCTCTGGAGCCAGCAAAGCAGATGTGAGTGAGATCATGGAGTGGGCTGTGGAGCAGCTcaaccagcagcaccagcccctgctgcGCTTCAGCAAGCGGCAGCTGCTCAACGGCTACCGGCGCTTCGACCCCACGCGGGGCATGGAGTACAcgctggacctgctgctggaggctgtCACCCAGAAGGGACACAGCCACCTCCTGGCCAAACGAGTCAGCTTGGTGCGGCCCCTAAGCAAGGTGGAGATTATTCCCATGCCCTATGTGACAGAGGCCACGCGGGTGCAGCTGGTGCTTCCCTTGACAGTGCAGGATCTGGACTTCGTGGCAAACTTCCTGGATATGTTTGCTATGAACACACTGGACACGCATGATAACGCTTTGCTGACTCTGCTTTTCATCTACCATCCCTACGATGCCCAGCGAGTCAGTCAGGTGGATGTTTTTGCTGGAGTCAAAGCCATGGTAGGAGAGCTGGAGAAACGCTACGCAGAGGTTAAAATTCCCTGGATTAGTGTTAAAACTGAGGTGCCATCGCAGGTGAAGCTCATGGATATAGTCTCAAAGAAGCACCCGGTGGACACACTGTTCTTCTTGGCCAGTGTCTGGACAGAAATCAACATGGAGTTCCTGAACCGCTGCCGCATGAACACCATCAGCAACTGGCAGGTCTTCTTCCCGGTGCATTTCCAGGAGTTCAACCCTGCCCTGGTGTACCGTGGGGAGCAGActgcctcctccagcactgACTTCCTGAGGGATGGGCACTTCGACAGGCACTCCTTTGCTGAGGCCTGCTTCTACAACTCTGACTACATGGCAGCACGCACCAAGCTGGCAGCTGAGATCTTGGACCGAGATGAGGTGCTGGAGAGCATGGAGGTGTTCGATGTCTTCCTGCACTACTCAGGCCTGCACCTCTTCAGGGCTgtggagccagggctggtgcagaAATACGCCCTGAGGAGCTGCAACCCCCGGCTCAGTGAGGAGCTCTACCACCGCTGCGTGCTCAGCAACCTGGAGGGCCTGGCGTCCCGCTCACACCTGGCCATGGCCCTCTTTGAGCAGGAGCAGGCCAACAGCACTTGA